The Monomorium pharaonis isolate MP-MQ-018 chromosome 5, ASM1337386v2, whole genome shotgun sequence genome includes a window with the following:
- the LOC114254159 gene encoding gem-associated protein 5 — MNEVTLPPAPNWYLSNILACSRRGTVAWGARNFVVIGRPKENNIMQYSIVKDYFKDKVITLAFCPKLDSPDSPDLLICGGDDPKVRILNVDTLELVAEFSFADESKLTAGVDWSARDNNLVCAVNSDGFLMYCNVRDKTSNIVYLGKLRATCLACCPHDSSLIALGTKNGLVYIIQYASIIQTETILYKLKSHNDIVSLSWCPSQMNVFSEEEEKNLLLACGAQNRSVYIWRLGRDGKYEKTIIHLPNLPIMASSHKSKLNINIQWITVCWIESNVLLTNSLWGELLSWDLSNKTKPECKVFHTFHNRGLFSIAAVPNYNATPDNLKTDSELKVWSLAQDRWVIGCKRNSDPTKPAILEHKIPTQGGYVYCIDSCPLDTSRVALGVGDMTLRVWNLSEPHTTTFDMTMQWQMIKAKIRAISWFPEDKSTIAFGTGEGRVGVFDAIGTNKPPILYRPYHGNIIYKLEWAQLNSEYFLFSCADGELIAHKKSSPEDEPMSIIKEKCSEFSWKSNLCLAIGLEDGSIIFYDQMLNKRGDTIQISKTMVNCLTWHPDRTMADECSPLANYLAIASDSCSILIYDISILLKELKDNGDVTENRNDEDVMHKLVATLNGHSDKVVSLAWSPHFNGYLVSGSYDNIAQVRYTCTIHSIVQLNYTHHGSFMSIKFVWNVEKEELMGTYMGHIGPVLSCMWSPLKPQLIMTGSSDFTLHVWNYTLPEQSPKQLSDIKGKKKKGKKKKKNSKTANNENNETVPNPVNEVLEETQSNSKTQNNLNDLVPEINLWRDELKPETNLWCSHSELKDHLNRAALVGELNDYLVSLAPSISMLMWERICEEYAQQLITNHNPGKAVTYLLRINKIDKALEVLLDAFMYEEAYTLGRLKLDADDSFLNRILESWATWRDFCNITCISYVKLNKFDKAAMILSRQKDIDNLGLASELAFLSGDEEFGTSLIVNAVTLALIKLDWSKARSLIKDIGQAQYLKVHIDAHEAIVSTYSKETELDIMKKWLEGKENKSVLQTLKEKYNTFMYDVLRKNDDININLENISCMDIYISYQIALAATCDAKETQLKHLITAISNVFEFENLAKSKKEGFFTHVLTILDTKKPTDESSIYAENSYPVSQSIRAYLSIGLLNWLSKYSKTLSDEEETQFMQLVLNLLNSIMNETNISHQKKIDKHNELKKKINILG, encoded by the exons ATGAATGAAGTGACATTGCCTCCCGCACCAAATTGGTATTTGAGCAATATCCTTGCATGTTCGCGACGCGGAACTGTGGCATGGGGTGCAAGGAATTTTGTCGTCATCGGCCGGCCGAAGGAGAACAATATAATGCAGTATTCCATAGTCAAAGATTACTTTAAAGACAAAGTAATTACATTGGCATTTTGCCCTAAGCTCGACAGCCCGGACAGTCCAGATTTACTGATCTGTGGTGGTGATGATCCTAAAGTCAGAATTTTAAATGTGGATACATTAGAATTGGTAGCAGAATTCTCTTTTGCCGAT gAAAGCAAATTGACTGCAGGGGTTGATTGGTCAGCTCGAGATAATAATCTTGTATGCGCAGTGAATTCAGACGGTTTTCTAATGTACTGTAATGTACGAGACAAGACTTCAAACATAGTATATCTAGGCAAGCTAAGGGCTACATGTTTAGCTTGCTGTCCTCATGATTCCAGTCTTATAGCGCTAGGTACTAAAAACGGTTTAGTTTATATTATCCAATATGCTTCTATTATCCAAACAGAAacgatattatataaactgaAAAGCCATAACGACATAGTTAGTTTGTCTTGGTGCCCCTCGCAGATGAATGTGTTTAgtgaagaagaagagaaaaatttacttCTAGCTTGTGGTGCACAGAATAG ATCTGTATACATTTGGAGACTTGGTAGAGATGGCAAGTATGAGAAAACTATAATACACTTACCAAATCTACCAATCATGGCTTCTTCACATAAAAGTAAGcttaatataaacatacagTGGATTACGGTATGTTGGATAGAGTCTAATGTGCTTTTGACTAATTCCCTTTGGGGTGAACTTCTTTCTTGGGATCTTTCAAACAAAACCAAGCCTGAATGTAAAGTGTTCCATACGTTTCATAATAGAGGATTATTTTCCATTGCTGCTGTACCTAACTACAACGCAACGCCTGATAACTTAAAGACAGATTCCGA gcTCAAGGTCTGGTCTTTGGCGCAAGATCGCTGGGTTATAGGTTGTAAACGTAATAGCGATCCTACAAAACCAGCGATCTTGGAACATAAAATTCCTACACAAGGAGGGTACGTATATTGCATAGATTCTTGTCCTCTTGATACCTCGCGCGTTGCACTTGGCGTAGGAGACATGACGCTGCGTGTGTGGAATTTATCTGAACCTCACACAACGACTTTTGACATGACTATGCAGTGGCAGAtgataaaagcaaaaataagaGCG ATATCATGGTTTCCCGAAGATAAATCTACTATTGCTTTTGGTACTGGAGAGGGCCGTGTTGGTGTATTTGATGCAATTGGAACTAACAAACCACCTATATTATACCGACCGTATCacggaaatataatttataagctTGAATGGGCTCAACTTAActcagaatattttttgttctcttGTGCAGATGGAGAACTAATAGCCCATAAAAAATCTTCACCGGAAGATG aaCCTATGtctataattaaagaaaaatgttcaGAGTTTTCTTGGAAATCCAATTTGTGCTTAGCAATTGGGTTAGAAGATGG gtcaattatattttatgatcaAATGCTGAATAAACGCGGCGACACGATACAAATTTCCAAAACTATGGTGAATTGTCTGACGTGGCATCCCGACCGTACAATGGCAGATGAATGCTCGCCGCTTGCCAATTACTTGGCAATTGCCTCCGATTCGTGTagcatattaatttatgatatttcaatactattaaaagaattaaaagacAATGGAGATGTTACAGAAAACAGAAATGACGAAGACGTAATGCACAAGTTAGTAGCGACATTAAACGGACACTCGGATAAAGTGGTGTCTCTAGCTTGGAGTCCACATTTCAATGGATACTTAGTGTCTGGTAGCTACGACAATATTGCACAGGTGAGATATACATGCACTATACACAGTAttgttcaattaaattatacgcaTCATGGCTCATTTATGTCTATTAAGTTT GTGTGGAACGTTGAAAAAGAGGAATTGATGGGCACGTACATGGGTCATATCGGACCTGTATTGTCCTGTATGTGGAGTCCTCTCAAACCACAATTAATAATGACTGGTTCGTCGGATTTTACGCTACATGTATGGAATTATACTTTACCGGAGCAATCGCCAAAGCAACTTTCCGACATTAAGGGTAAGAAGAAAAAGggtaagaagaagaaaaagaattcaaaGACGGCCAATAATGAGAATAATGAGACTGTACCAAATCCTGTTAATGAAGTTCTTGAAGAAACTCAATCTAattcaa AGACACAGAACAATTTAAATGATCTCGTTCCCGAGATAAATCTATGGCGTGATGAATTAAAACCCGAGACAAATCTATGGTGTAGTCATAGTGAATTAAAAGATCACTTAAACAGGGCGGCTTTAGTTGGTGAATTAAATGACTATTTAGTATCGCTTGCACCTAGTATTTCTAtgtt AATGTGGGAAAGAATTTGCGAAGAGTATGCGCAACAATTAATAACGAACCATAATCCAGGAAAAGCAGTAACATATTTACTAAGGATAAACAAAATTGACAAAGCCTTAGAAGTGCTTTTAGATGCTTTCATGTATGAGGAGGCATATACACTCGGAAGATTGAAATTAGATGCTGATGATTCGTTTCTAAATCGAATATTAGAGTCCTGGGCGACATGG cgtgacttttgtaatattacatgtattagCTACGTAAAACTGAACAAGTTTGATAAGGCAGCAATGATTCTTTCTCGTCAAAAAGACATAGACAATTTAGGACTAGCATCAGAACTAGCGTTTTTAAGTGGTGACGAGGAATTCGGTACGTCTTTAATTGTGAACGCGGTGACGCTTGCTCTAATAAAGTTAGATTGGTCCAAAGCACGTTCCCTTATCAAGGACATCGGACAAGCTCAg TATTTGAAGGTACATATAGATGCCCATGAGGCAATCGTGAGCACATACTCGAAAGAGACTGAATtagatataatgaaaaaatggttggaaggaaaggaaaataaaagtgTGTTACAAACTCTTaaggaaaaatataacacCTTCATGTACGAtgttttacgtaaaaatgatgatataaacattaatttggAAAATATATCGTGC ATGGACATATACATTAGTTATCAAATTGCTTTGGCGGCCACGTGCGATGCAAAAGAAACCCAATTAAAGCACTTAATAACAGCAATAAGCAACGTATTCGAATTCGAAAATCTAGCCAAATCAAAGAAGGAAGGATTCTTTACGCATGTTCTCACGATATTGGATACCAAGAAACCAACGGACGAAAGTAGCATTTACGCAGAAAACAGTTATCCCGTATCGCAGAGTATACGCGCTTATTTAAGCATCGGTCTCCTGAACTGGTTAtcgaaatattcaaaaacgTTATCGGACGAAGAAGAAACGCAGTTTATGCAGTTGGTATTAAACTTGTTAAACAGTATCATGAATGAAACAAACATATCtcatcagaaaaaaattgataaacataacgaattgaagaaaaaaattaacattctaGGTTAG
- the LOC118645490 gene encoding gem-associated protein 5-like: MGTYMGHIGPVLSCMWSPLKPQLIMTGSSDFTLHVWNYTLPEQSPKQLSDIKGKKKKGKKKKKNSKTANNENNETVPNPVNEVLEETQSNSSK; this comes from the coding sequence ATGGGCACGTACATGGGTCATATCGGACCTGTATTGTCCTGTATGTGGAGTCCTCTCAAACCACAATTAATAATGACTGGTTCGTCGGATTTTACGCTACATGTATGGAATTATACTTTACCGGAGCAATCGCCAAAGCAACTTTCCGACATTAAGGGTAAGAAGAAAAAGggtaagaagaagaaaaagaattcaaaGACGGCCAATAATGAGAATAATGAGACTGTACCAAATCCTGTTAATGAAGTTCTTGAAGAAACTCAATCTAattcaagtaaataa
- the LOC118645491 gene encoding component of gems protein 5-like has translation MWERICEEYAQQLITNHNPGKAVTYLLRINKIDKALEVLLDAFMYEEAYTLGRLKLDADDSFLNRILESWATWASFEGHLKEAAKW, from the coding sequence ATGTGGGAAAGAATTTGCGAAGAGTATGCGCAACAATTAATAACGAACCATAATCCAGGAAAAGCAGTAACATATTTACTAAGGATAAACAAAATTGACAAAGCCTTAGAAGTGCTTTTAGATGCTTTCATGTATGAGGAGGCATATACACTCGGAAGATTGAAATTAGATGCTGATGATTCGTTTCTAAATCGAATATTAGAGTCCTGGGCGACATGGGCTAGTTTTGAAGGTCATCTAAAAGAAGCAGCTAAGTGGTAa
- the LOC105833947 gene encoding HEAT repeat-containing protein 1, whose protein sequence is MATSLAAQLKKLRTPQTNLLLQDKKRASLLFDPKEAANLDRDTVLSIGQSGLQELQKLSRVFDEFYNTLFAQSSVHFERAVQDATVNKQLDANIAKFLLFATPYFLLNACHKALEWLVFRYHIHQYNREQFILLILPYHETRIFVRALQLVDLSDESDKWHWLTPVQKSGLTLPSGILVKRLTSDKGFLKTLCTHVTSATKTYSDQASCLTTLYAFYTTAILGMIEFMSVTEVQVNYLLPTLLHGLKSPILDFAASSYMIIAKLMTKVKLNEDTIEKLLLKTFKMPHLKQEAVTFLLYLYQSPVNRLTVVPQSLVHQLSELSWFVETVAKIHSKTDTNASRFLVSFFQAACQVVARDPQSTNDVQNMINNILDHIRLDSEAVDAILSNVLTCEFFKNENARDFLAEFYKRFECSYPDNFDRYLKKLMKQGENDESSKQALHFLTSWPFGTEGTQGFVEILNKLTHISAAQRVTALEILAKNNVNISESFHGIITSTLQERFYDSDVNVVKTLLSFPTKKLISLLPSDTVVEELLVLLITCHTASRKALAKPALKMLLDLCEESDNTNVFITALPYLFPATDEDVAVALEVLRSNFAKNNIYMQQVINDIDKSKLNAEAVSSAAFHNILKYELLPPTESILNSMRQQMPHGDAASLFFNMILLGSVCRVPVGSMPAKTARDVIEIATKMIKTYAHVKVLRDCNNINGNNIQMALKLTSEGILPLQVGTYVLEMVHRRLNIKSESKLDFDNNAERSNLILRLLEMYIEGMNNRHWRKHYARCLQIFFQLYFSTVENLICFLAQFYAEPVKTQLSYHCLQISLQLLNKCKSFQWAFQDQEFITNVLLSLTRRNNECRRVAMDIVKKLTQTFSLNAEPFFVLLQKLATKCAEICQDPDDLAVNLYFFLSPDPHVSHQMKEHKKLQQAQKLLFDMVMQQNEALKISLNRRSQLLDILVNVNSSEILQQLAPMGLQLLQKLEDDPKNQSAGSALRNILERFTINTVDALKDEQVWLLFTKCILMHESCAVLDCGDRTSPSIIVLKRINVLFDEMSRDLQMSILSKMLDVMIDCEINDVVSVAGKTIHQLRMDATLLISELEAMKRSGQIQEESVENSDVTSSAKKRKKRQSQIHLAHPAMIHSRAWRRGVVLLEFAERADNIQCEHLLYSVLFDLLNVCLSLEEQSPVEYTNQLLLSTIFRMMNKKVPMRDANLQITLIVKCIRTSRNPQTHHHALLVLVEFLRNVDMHHALFNLMPIFTFMGNTMVRQDDAYSIQIISKTLETVVPIINAADDATHACELLRTFIVSLPHIPEHRRMPLFVKLLQLLDNHLHLFYLLTFESHVMKSATRTEHPTQWLDFAIQVSQQFSPHRLLQICTKVIEFVKILPMDIDDEQGRREAMKFQYKNIYDVTKSTPKNLRHYKITAVQFLSNLLSHEDFINRVAVLSQNEANNMNKYCDRLAIELILLIETISKTADQHQNKPSAKYWKVLLHHLYDVLDLVNNLLPNSLFLQSVKNLLKHELLSVKKKALELLNARLLQKKFNEEIHVDLLSLIKPLADFFDVDVKVENQEQEIIQQTVLISLKLLGKLLAVDHPAVFRPILDITTQLLHSKNGPVLANAALCVAELCSSMRTHALYSLNKFVPAILKLLETHCHQNVPDVIVISIVSALQKIVESLGNFLSLYLDQLLSELTILSSEYTNTEHPKAVIVLSRLKATTQKLSSCISLRVLLPAINGTYQMLLRKKSYKCIPSLMNVLAESFNSERPAELKLDVDNLGDFFLEVLQFRERSEDNIKTDEDAQITLKDIIAIEDSVSKALEALLLKLSEVTFRPLYDKLYGWATNDTQYKQRNITFYRLSANIAECLKSLFVLFAGLFLKHAASLLSNNNMFITDTPQELTLLDESNRIELVEAILLTLHRVFGYDVHNFVSQNQFEVLMQPIVDQVENTMGTKEEYESRANRLIVPCIASFASAIADDSLHKQLVYQTLLKTRHAKPYVRSTALNALVEIARKLGEDFMPLLPETVPFLAEMLEDEDEATEKSAQNAVRTLEEILGEPLQKYF, encoded by the exons ATGGCAACGTCGTTGGCAGcacaacttaaaaaattgagaactCCGCAGACGAATTTACTGCTGCAGGATAAAAAACGTGCTAGCTTACTGTTTGATCCAAAGGAGGCTGCGAATTTGGACAGAGACACTGTCCTAAGTATAG gGCAGAGTGGTTTGCAAGAACTACAAAAACTTTCAAGAGTATTTGatgaattttataacacaTTATTTGCCCAAAGTTCTGTACATTTTGAAAGAGCTGTGCAAGATGCGACAGTAAATAAACAACTAGATGCAAACatcgcaaaatttttattatttgcaacTCCGTATTTTTTACTGAATGCTTGTCATAAAGCATTGGAGTGGCTTGTATTTAGGTATCACATTCATCAGTATAATCGGGAACAGTTTATTCTTCTTATCTTGCCATATCATGAGACTCGTATATTCGTTAG AGCTCTGCAACTGGTAGATTTGTCAGACGAGAGCGATAAATGGCATTGGTTAACACCTGTACAGAAAAGCGGTTTGACGTTGCCTTCTGGAATTCTCGTTAAGCGTTTGACTTCGGACAAAGGATTTTTGAAGACATTATGTACTCATGTGACATCTGCCACGAAGACTTACTCAGATCAAGCATCATGCCTAACCACCTTGTATGCTTTTTACACTACTGCGATATTAGGCATGATCGAATTTATGTCTGTCACCGAGGTTCAAGTGAATTACCTATTGCCAACTCTTCTTCATGGATTAAAAAGTCCCATTCTCGATTTTGCCGCCAGCAGCTATATGATTATTGCGAAATTGATGACGAAG GTAAAATTGAATGAAGACACCATAGAAAAATTGTTGCTCAAGACGTTCAAAATGCCGCACTTGAAACAGGAAGCTGTCACTTTTCTACTCTACCTCTATCAATCTCCGGTTAATCGGCTCACTGTCGTACCGCAAAGTTTGGTCCATCAACTTTCTGAATTATCTTGGTTTGTTGAAACAGTTGCCAAGATTCATTCGAAGACAGACACTAACGCGTCACGATTTCTCGTGTCTTTTTTTCAAGCAGCTTGTCAAGTTGTCGCCAGGGATCCCCAAAGCACTAATGATGTTCAGAATATGATCAACAATATTCTGGATCATATTAGACTTGATAGCGAGGCGGTAGACGCCATTCTATCTAATGTATTAACATGTGAATTTTTCAAGAATGAAAACGCGAGAGACTTTCTAGCAGAGTTCTATAAGCGTTTTGAGTGCAGCTACCCAGACAATTTTGATAGGtatctgaaaaaattgatGAAGCAAGGTGAGAATGACGAAAGTTCTAAACAAGCGTTACATTTTCTTACTTCTTGGCCCTTTGGCACCGAGGGCACGCAGGGATTTGTCGAGATTCTAAATAAGCTAACTCATATCAGCGCCGCGCAACGAGTGACCGCTCTTGAAATTCTTGCCAAGAACAACGTAAATATATCCGAGAGCTTTCATGGTATAATAACGAGTACTCTTCAAGAGAGATTCTATGATAGTGACGTGAATGTTGTGAAGACACTGCTGTCTTTCCCTACAAAGAAATTGATCAGTTTATTACCCTCGGATACTGTGGTGGAAGAGTTATTggttttgttaataacttgtCACACAGCATCGAGGAAAGCCTTAGCTAAGCCAGCTCTAAAAATGCTCTTAGATCTATGTGAAGAGAGTGACAATACTAATGTCTTCATCACGGCTTTACCATACTTATTTCCAGCCACAGACGAGGACGTGGCAGTTGCTTTGGAGGTACTTCGATCGAATTTTgctaagaataatatatatatgcagcAAGTGATTAATGACATTGACAAATCCAAACTGAACGCTGAAGCAGTATCTTCTGCCGCTTTtcataatatcttaaaatatgaGCTATTACCGCCCACAGAGAGTATATTGAATTCCATGCGGCAACAAATGCCGCATGGTGATGCGGCATCTCTGTTTTTCAATATGATTCTACTGGGATCGGTATGCAGGGTACCCGTGGGTTCGATGCCAGCCAAAACCGCGCGTGATGTTATTGAAATAGCCACAAAAATGATTAAGACATATGCACACGTTAAAGTACTGCGCGATTGCAACAACATCAACGGTAATAACATTCAAATGGCTTTGAAACTCACGTCCGAAGGAATCTTGCCCCTTCAGGTGGGCACTTACGTCCTTGAAATGGTACACAGGCGACTGAACATCAAGTCCGAGTCGAAACTCGACTTCGACAATAATGCAGAGCGAAGTAATCTCATTTTGCGACTTCTGGAGATGTATATTGAAGGCATGAACAACCGACACTGGCGGAAACATTACGCTAGATGTCTACAAATCTTTTTCCAACTATATTTTTCCACAGTGGAGAACCTCATTTGTTTCCTTGCACAATTCTACGCGGAACCTGTCAAGACGCAGTTGTCCTATCATTGTTTACAGATTTCCTTGCAATTGCTAAATAAGTGTAAATCTTTTCAATGGGCGTTCCAAGATCAAGAATTTATAACTAATGTGCTACTTTCATTGACGAGACGTAACAATGAATGCAGGAGAGTGGCGATGGATATTGTAAAGAAACTGACGCAGACTTTCAGCCTCAATGCGGAACCGTTTTTCGTGTTGCTGCAGAAACTAGCGACAAAGTGCGCGGAGATCTGCCAAGATCCTGACGATCTTGCAGTTAACCTgtacttctttctctctccagATCCACATGTCTCTCATCAAATGAAAGAACATAAAAAGTTGCAACAGGCTCAGAAACTGTTGTTCGACATGGTGATGCAGCAGAACGAGGCATTAAAGATTTCTCTAAATCGAAGATCACAGCTTCTTGATATTCTAGTGAACGTCAATAGCTCCGAGATTCTTCAACAATTGGCTCCAATGGGCCTTCAGCTTCTGCAAAAGTTGGAGGATGATCCAAAAAATCAGTCAGCCGGTTCCGCCTTACGAAATATATTGGAACGTTTTACCATAAACACAGTTGATGCTCTAAAGGATGAGCAAGTATGGCTGTTGTTTACAAAGTGCATTCTGATGCACGAATCCTGCGCGGTTTTAGATTGCGGCGACCGAACGTCGCCAAGCATTATAGTGTTAAAACGGATCAATGTGCTCTTTGATGAGATGTCTCGCGATCTCCAGATGAGCATTCTATCCAAAATGTTGGACGTGATGATTGACTGTGAGATTAATGACGTCGTCTCCGTCGCGGGCAAGACTATTCATCAGCTACGCATGGATGCAACACTCCTAATCTCGGAATTGGAGGCCATGAAGCGGAGCGGACAAATTCAAGAAGAGTCAGTGGAGAACTCGGATGTGACGTCGAGcgcgaaaaagagaaagaagcgACAGAGCCAAATTCACCTAGCGCATCCAGCGATGATCCACAGTCGAGCCTGGAGACGTGGTGTCGTTCTGTTGGAGTTTGCCGAGCGCGCTGATAACATTCAATGTGAGCATTTGCTGTACAGCGTATTATTCGATCTGCTGAATGTTTGTCTGAGCCTAGAGGAACAGAGTCCAGTCGAGTACACGAACCAGCTGCTTCTCTCGACGATTTTTCGAATGATGAATAAGAAGGTGCCAATGCGCGACGCTAATTTGCAGATCACGCTAATCGTCAAGTGCATTAGAACGTCGCGCAATCCACAGACGCATCATCATGCGTTGTTGGTGTTAGTCGAATTCTTAAGGAATGTGGACATGCATCACGCTCTTTTTAATCTCATGCCGATTTTCACGTTTATGGGCAACACGATGGTGCGGCAGGATGACGCTTACTCCATACAGATTATCTCCAAGACCCTGGAAACGGTGGTGCCGATTATAAACGCGGCTGACGATGCAACACATGCCTGCGAGTTACTAAGAACATTTATTGTCTCGCTGCCTCACATTCCCGAGCACAGACGAATGCCGCTCTTTGTAAAACTGCTACAACTCCTCGACAACCATCTccatttgttttatttgttgaCTTTTGAGAGTCACGTAATGAAGAGTGCAACCCGGACCGAACATCCCACGCAATGGTTGGATTTTGCTATTCAGGTGTCTCAACAATTTTCGCCACATAGATTACTTCAG atttgcACGAAGGTAATAGAGTTTGTCAAGATATTACCGATGGACATCGATGACGAACAGGGCAGAAGGGAAGCAATGAAATTCCAGTACAAGAATATTTATGATGTGACCAAATCTACGCCGAAAAATCTTCGGCACTACAAGATAACAGCTGTGCAGTTTCTCAGTAACCTCCTGTCGCATGAGGACTTTATCAATCGTGTGGCCGTGTTAAGCCAGAATGAGGCAAACAATATGAACAAGTACTGCGATCGCCTGGCGATCGAGCTGATTCTGTTGATTGAGACTATTTCGAAAACTGCTGATCAACATCAGAACAAACCGAGCGCCAAGTACTGGAAAGTGTTGCTACATCATTTGTATGATGTGTTGGATTTGGTGAACAATTTATTGCCGAATTCTCTGTTCCTGCAGAGCGTCAAAAACCTATTAAAGCATGAATTGCTGTCGGTGAAGAAGAAAGCTTTGGAATTACTAAATGCAAGATTGcttcaaaagaaatttaacGAGGAAATTCATGTAGATCTTTTAAGTTTGATCAAGCCATTGGCAGACTTCTTCGATGTCGATGTAAAGGTTGAAAACCAGGAACAAGAAATAATCCAACAGACAGTGTTAATATCTTTGAAGCTGTTGGGAAAATTACTAGCTGTTGATCATCCAGCTGTTTTTAGACCG ATTTTGGACATAACGACCCAATTGTTGCACTCTAAAAATGGTCCAGTATTAGCCAATGCAGCGTTGTGTGTAGCAGAATTATGCAGTTCAATGCGAACGCATGCTCTATACTCGTTGAATAAGTTTGTGCCAGcaattttaaagttgttaGAAACCCATTGCCATCAGAATGTACCGGATGTAATAGTCATTAGCATCGTAAGTGCTTTACAGAAGATAGTTGAGTCTCTGGGAAATTTCCTGTCGCTCTACTTGGATCAACTCTTGTCTGAATTGACAATACTGAGTTCTGAATATACTAACACGGAGCATCCTAAG gCCGTTATCGTCCTTTCGCGTTTGAAGGCAACGACGCAGAAATTATCCAGTTGCATATCTCTACGAGTGTTGCTACCAGCTATCAATGGAACTTATCAGATGTTATTAAGAAAGAAGTCTTACAAATGTATACCATCATTGATGAATGTGCTAGCCGAATCTTTCAACAGCGAGCGTCCAGCAGAACTGAAGCTTGATGTCGACAATCTTGGCGACTTTTTCCTCGAGGTTCTTCAATTCCGCGAAAGAAGcgaagataatataaaaacggATGAAGACGcgcaaattacattaaaagatatcATTGCGATCGAGGACAGCGTTAGTAAAGCACTAGAGGCATTGCTCTTAAAGTTGAGCGAAGTAACATTTAGACCGTTATATGATAAGCTCTATGGATGGGCAACGAACGATACACAGTACAAGCAGCGAAATATAACATTCTATAG attatCGGCGAATATAGCAGAATGTCTGAAGTCTCTCTTTGTTTTATTCGCCGGACTCTTTTTGAAGCATGCGGCGTCGTTGTTGAGCAACAACAACATGTTCATAACCGATACTCCACAAGAATTGACACTTCTCGACGAATCGAACAGAATTGAGCTGGTGGAGGCGATTTTATTGACGCTTCATCGAGTATTCGGTTATGATGTACACAACTTTGTTAGTCAGAATCAATTTGAAGTTCTTATGCAACCAATAGTGGACCAGGTGGAAAATACAATGGGCACGAAGGAAGAATACGAAAGTCGAGCTAACCGACTTATTGTGCCTTGCATAGCTTCCTTTGCTAGCGCCATTGCAGATGATTCATTACACAAACAACTAGTCTATCAAACGTTGTTGAAAACGAGACACGCAAAGCCTTATGTTAGGAGCACTGCTTTAAATGCATTG gTTGAAATCGCGAGGAAACTTGGTGAAGATTTTATGCCATTATTGCCAGAAACTGTGCCATTCCTGGCAGAAATGTTGGAAGATGAAGACGAAGCTACAGAGAAAAGTGCGCAGAATGCTGTTCGCACACTAGAAGAGATTTTAGGAGAgcctttacaaaaatatttttaa